From Labrus bergylta chromosome 22, fLabBer1.1, whole genome shotgun sequence, one genomic window encodes:
- the LOC109999473 gene encoding kelch-like protein 33, giving the protein MQENQAVIEGENVSLSGKSDFMGSGDEWFMFERIKIEQRAVEKTYKDSEESGVTVSIPVRWTPRERREEEERSSEKSKNETVAESQATEEMFQIDHGKLREEQVESAEDDEAEHSSEEEPDHFDEDEVKMYSKEGYLVDFFHTLTEFRDSLLLTNLTLSTDDGMTFHVHSLVLGAVSSVIRERLIRGKAGNETVDGRPDENGVGVSKWSLPLGPDVDHVGLEAVVEFAYTGLVTLLRENTLYQIKAAAQTLGIQRVLDLCTKEEEKSAKTGGKGKEERVSAADQLRVSLQSMKQLWMDRVGCDVTLEAVGGPLHVHRVVLAVGSDYFRSMFTLRMRESNQPCVTLPFLLASELEILIGCSYSGVLPLSWKCAFEITSTALQLQYQPALSLCQNFLEQEINPHSCLDVASFAEAYEMAQLLEVADDYVLLQFQKVACTSKFKDLPANQLLRYLNSSSLCVPSELVVFKAVVAWIQAKPKIRLKLAKELMKTIQFTLMTFKEFREVQSLNMWSDHSQAELFEAIKKDFCSNDFAPLSQYRIYLPKESLVLIGGDQTSEDLSNRSISRELWFGNSLRNHTGIRKAMEWRKLGDMPEPTRFRHEVSVHKGQLYVFGGKKYYGSNDTMNSVYRYDPVLNTWESLADMQHKRSTFSVVVLDGKILAIGGHSDLHFENSVEQYCPTANSWRFTWPLDLPLSGHVAKVLRGQIYVSGGLNNDYKCVSSMFLYHPETGSTYLANMAQSRANHCMETLGECLYVAGGITTDENMTAVNQLACEMYNPAADSWTAFTSLPVPHVGAGSAVLEGKFYVLGGYSHESYSDIKMVHRYDPSAQRWENMGRMPGPNNDIRASLLCLPQHFRL; this is encoded by the exons ATGCAAGAAAATCAAGCAGTCATTGAAGGTGAAAACGTGTCACTTTCAGGGAAATCTGACTTCATGGGCTCTGGTGACGAATGGTTCATGTTTGAAAGAATTAAGATTGAACAGAGAGCTGTTGAGAAAACGTACAAGGATTCAGAGGAGAGTGGAGTTACTGTAAGCATCCCAGTACGATGGACTCctagagaaagaagagaagaggaagaaagaagtaGTGAGAAATCGAAGAACGAAACGGTCGCAGAATCTCAAGCGACggaagaaatgtttcaaattgATCACGGGAAGCTTCGAGAAGAACAGGTCGAGTCTGCAGAGGATGATGAAGCAGAACATTCCTCGGAAGAAGAGCCGGATCATTTCGATGAAGATGAGGTGAAGATGTACAGCAAGGAGGGTTACCTTGTGGATTTTTTCCACACTTTGACAGAGTTCAGGGATTCGTTGCTGCTCACCAACCTCACTTTGAGCACGGATGATGGGATGACTTTTCATGTACATTCTCTTGTCTTGGGCGCTGTCAGCTCAGTTATACGCGAAAGGCTCATTAGAGGCAAAGCGGGGAACGAAACAGTCGACGGAAGACCAGATGAAAATGGTGTCGGAGTCTCTAAGTGGTCACTGCCTCTGGGTCCAGATGTGGATCATGTTGGATTGGAAGCAGTTGTGGAGTTTGCTTACACTGGACTCGTGACACTTTTGAGGGAGAACACTTTGTACCAGATAAAGGCAGCAGCTCAAACGCTAGGAATCCAACGAGTGCTGGATCTctgcacaaaagaagaagaaaaatctgcaaaaactgGAGGGAAAGGGAAGGAGGAAAGGGTCTCTGCTGCAGATCAATTGAGGgtcagtcttcagtccatgaAACAGCTGTGGATGGACAGAGTGGGCTGTGACGTAACTCTGGAAGCAGTCGGAGGACCACTTCATG TCCATAGAGTCGTCCTTGCTGTGGGGAGTGACTACTTCCGCAGCATGTTCACCTTGCGGATGAGAGAGTCCAATCAGCCATGTGTGACCCTTCCCTTCCTGTTGGCTTCAGAGCTGGAGATTCTCATTGGCTGCTCCTACAGCGGGGTTCTACCCCTCAGCTGGAAGTGTGCCTTTGAGATCACCAGTACTGCTCTTCAGCTCCAGTACCAACCTGCGCTCTCCTTGTGCCAGAACTTCCTGGAACAAGAAATAAATCCTCACTCTTGCCTTGATGTGGCATCGTTTGCTGAGGCCTACGAGATGGCGCAGCTTCTTGAAGTTGCAGACGATTATGTCTTGCTGCAATTCCAAAAGGTAGCGTGTACCTCAAAGTTCAAGGACCTGCCAGCCAACCAGCTCCTGAGGTACCTGAACAGTAGCTCACTGTGCGTTCCATCTGAACTTGTTGTTTTCAAAGCAGTGGTGGCGTGGATCCAAGCAAAGCCCAAGATAAGATTGAAGCTTGCTAAAGAACTAATGAAAACCATCCAATTTACATTGATGACATTTAAGGAATTCAGAGAGGTTCAATCTCTAAACATGTGGTCTGATCACAGCCAAGCAGAACTCTTTGAAGCCATTAAAAAGGATTTTTGCTCAAATGACTTTGCCCCGCTGAGTCAATATCGCATCTATCTACCAAAAGAGAGCCTGGTCTTGATTGGGGGTGATCAGACTTCTGAAGACCTCAGTAACCGCAGCATCAGCAGAGAACTCTGGTTCGGGAATTCCCTTAGGAACCATACAGGAATACGAAAGGCCATGGAGTGGCGTAAGTTGGGAGACATGCCAGAGCCAACAAGGTTCAGACATGAGGTGTCTGTGCACAAAGGACAACTATATGTGTTTGGAGGCAAGAAGTATTATGGCTCCAATGACACCATGAATTCGGTCTACAG GTATGACCCAGTTCTAAACACCTGGGAGAGCCTTGCTGACATGCAGCACAAGAGATCCACTTTCTCTGTAGTGGTGCTGGATGGAAAGATTCTGGCCATTGGTGGGCATTCTGACcttcactttgaaaacagtgtgGAACAATACTGCCCAACTGCAAACTCATGGAG gttcACCTGGCCCTTAGATTTGCCTCTGAGTGGACATGTAGCAAAAGTTTTACGAGGACAGATCTATGTCTCAGGAGGGCTAAACAATGACTACAAGTGTGTTTCATCCATGTTTCTGTACCACCCTGAGACAGGAAGCACTTACCTGGCCAACATGGCTCAATCTCGGGCTAATCACTGCATGGAGACCCTGGGTGAATGTCTGTATGTCGCCGGTGGAATCACCACAGATGAAAACATGACTGCTGTTAACCAGCTAGCTTGTGAGATGTACAATCCAGCTGCTGATTCCTGGACTGCCTTTACATCCCTGCCGGTGCCACATGTTGGAGCAGGAAGTGCAGTTTTGGAGGGCAAATTTTATGTGCTGGGTGGATACAGCCATGAGAGCTACAGTGACATAAAGATGGTTCATCGTTATGATCCCAGTGCACAAAGATGGGAGAATATGGGCAGGATGCCTGGACCGAACAATGACATACGAGCATCTCTGCTGTGTTTACCACAACACTTCCGACTGTAA